A region of Maridesulfovibrio bastinii DSM 16055 DNA encodes the following proteins:
- a CDS encoding electron transport complex protein RnfA yields the protein MQDFFLLFISAIFVNNIVLAQYLGNCPFIGTSKNTGVAFGMGGAVVFVAVMAAGFTWLVQKYLLEPFGIEYLQTLTFILVIAALVQFVEMFLKKTVPPLYKALGIFLPLITTNCAVMGIAIICQREEFGFVKAVSFAFASGLGFMLALILLAGIRERLEIRRIPVAMRGTPAGLIMAGLMSLAFFAFKGMI from the coding sequence ATGCAGGATTTTTTCTTGCTCTTTATCTCTGCTATATTTGTAAACAATATCGTACTGGCCCAGTATCTCGGGAACTGTCCTTTCATCGGCACTTCCAAGAATACCGGGGTAGCCTTCGGAATGGGCGGCGCGGTTGTTTTCGTGGCCGTAATGGCAGCCGGATTTACATGGCTGGTCCAGAAATATCTGCTTGAACCATTCGGCATAGAATATTTACAGACTCTGACTTTTATCCTTGTTATTGCCGCGCTGGTTCAATTTGTTGAAATGTTTTTAAAAAAGACAGTTCCACCACTTTACAAGGCTCTTGGTATCTTCTTGCCGCTGATCACCACAAACTGTGCCGTCATGGGTATTGCCATTATCTGCCAGCGTGAAGAATTCGGTTTTGTAAAAGCGGTCTCATTTGCTTTTGCTTCCGGTCTCGGTTTCATGCTGGCCTTAATACTTCTGGCTGGTATCAGAGAACGGCTTGAAATCAGAAGAATTCCGGTTGCTATGCGTGGAACACCGGCAGGGCTTATTATGGCAGGGTTAATGTCACTGGCGTTTTTCGCTTTTAAAGGAATGATTTAA